Proteins from one Setaria italica strain Yugu1 chromosome V, Setaria_italica_v2.0, whole genome shotgun sequence genomic window:
- the LOC101776907 gene encoding uncharacterized protein LOC101776907 has translation MGAEMERSILSLCASLSSVLDHADSSSRELADVVSRRPIHLESTTTAFLQKLDRLTEAANEDLAHLDSMTFGAVSFEELLGHCGEALNVYARHADAIESRLASFGYEPPKVEPEVDTEVQDGDIGKLGDPASGCFGVSSSLLRSSKGRFRDDEDPLFGESLKSLGFSDACLATLSSEVTDNGENLKELYKDPESADEGKKIMKEAELIAPQSKRDNQGNSFKEMIRASKEEYEQLPPYMKSLASWEELQEGISKLNSYFGSDEAKGSVSLNQDDVGAIGLGRKGRACLLMLLRLNQLTMEAVDGSTFYTLRKNNS, from the exons ATGGGAGCGGAGATGGAGCGGTCCATCTTGTCTCTGTGCGCGTCCCTCTCGTCGGTGCTCGACCACGCCGACTCCTCCTcccgcgagctcgccgacgtcgTCTCCCGCCGCCCCATCCACCTCG AGTCGACGACGACCGCGTTCCTGCAGAAGCTGGACCGGCTGACGGAAGCGGCGAACGAGGACCTCGCGCACCTCGACTCCATGACCTTCGGTGCTGTCTCCTTCGAGGAGCTCCTCGGCCACTGCGGCGAGGCGCTCAACGTCTACGCGCGCCACGCCGACGCCATCGAGTCCCGCCTCGCCTCCTTCGGCTACGAGCCACCCA AGGTGGAGCCTGAGGTGGATACGGAGGTGCAAGATGGTGATATCGGGAAGCTTGGGGACCCTGCGAGTGGCTGCTTCGGTGTGTCCAGTTCATTGCTGAGGTCCAGTAAGGGGCGGTTCCGCGATGACGAAGACCCACT ATTTGGTGAGTCACTGAAGAGTCTTGGGTTTTCGGATGCTTGTCTAGCCACTCTTTCCTCTGAAG TCACGGATAATGGTGAAAACCTAAAGGAGCTTTACAAAGATCCTGAAAG TGCTGATGAGGGTAAAAAGATCATGAAGGAAGCTGAACTTATAGCTCCCCAAAGTAAAAGAGATAATCAAG GTAATTCTTTCAAAGAAATGATAAGGGCATCAAAGGAGGAGTATGAGCAACTTCCTCCTTACATGAAGAGTCTAGCATCATGGGAG GAATTGCAGGAGGGAATATCCAAACTAAATTCATACTTCGGTAGTGACGAAGCCAAGGGAAGCGTTTCGTTGAATCAAGATGATGTTGGAGCAATAGGGTTGG GGCGCAAAGGAAGAGCCTGCTTGCTTATGCTGCTCCGGCTGAATCAATTAACTATGGAGGCAGTTGATGGATCTACCTTTTACACCCTACGCAAGAACAACTCGTAG
- the LOC101777727 gene encoding G patch domain-containing protein 4, with protein MRAITGAVVSSKPCSLSKAFRILDLFYNSAASDLPSADCATYLSTATEATREHELFRRGLRGNQQQGAANLQAHDYEGEIKHQDRERKGDMAVPTGGSQRDSAAEVEPDVAAGEKKSKKKKNKEDRQQGIAAAGVESHIPSSAGIGSEKRKKEKHSHKEIIVHVKQEPDLVDEELLSEKKSKKKKEKGRVKLEDEARDVNKVGGKIVNDGGLEQNVAGGEKKRKKKKHEEEEVNFKDVKQEEKMVSDGGPDSEKKRKKKRGRGDNDDNALEQVEHTKKKQRK; from the coding sequence atgAGGGCGATCACAGGCGCCGTCGTCTCCTCCAAGCCCTGCTCCCTCTCCAAGGCCTTCCGCATCCTCGACCTCTTCTACaactccgccgcctccgacctCCCCTCCGCCGACTGCGCCACTTACCTCAGCACCGCCACCGAGGCCACCAGGGAGCACGAGCTCTTCCGCCGCGGGCTCCGCGGTAATCAGCAGCAGGGCGCCGCCAATCTCCAGGCCCATGATTATGAGGGCGAGATAAAGCACCAAGACCGGGAGAGGAAAGGGGACATGGCTGTTCCAACCGGTGGTTCCCAGCGCGATTCCGCCGCGGAGGTGGAGCCAGATGTTGCCGCCGGtgagaagaagagcaagaagaagaagaataaagaGGATCGGCAGCAGGGCATAGCTGCTGCTGGCGTTGAATCGCACATTCCCTCTtcagcaggaatcggcagcgagaagaggaagaaggagaaacaTTCACATAAGGAAATCATCGTCCATGTGAAGCAGGAGCCTGATTTAGTGGACGAAGAATTGTTGAGtgagaagaagagcaagaagaaaaaggagaagggtcGTGTAAAACTAGAAGATGAAGCGAGGGATGTGAATAAAGTGGGCGGAAAAATTGTCAACGATGGTGGGTTAGAACAAAATGTTGCTGGTggggagaagaaaaggaagaaaaagaagcatgaagaggaggaagtCAACTTCAAGGATGTGAAGCAGGAGGAGAAAATGGTCAGTGATGGTGGTCCGGACagtgagaagaagaggaaaaagaagaggggGAGAGGTGACAATGACGATAATGCTCTGGAGCAAGTAGAGCATACAAAGAAGAAGCAACGGAAGTAA
- the LOC101786225 gene encoding uncharacterized protein LOC101786225 — translation MEAKTLTPDADAEADAAAQTLAAGELVWAKPSKPRRHCWWPARMLAACPATGTAARDAQVCYFGGPAPAPAGSGVPSAPPAQVRRFADPDADVMAQGSVARVFLAAVEEAHARAVAALRTQLTCGCIPPPPPGEEGGGVGVVAEVANLSPAEFLAALREAALGVRASPVGLVDRARLKSWARAFGEGWGPDGARHYPRRPLEDLVDKIDLDVPAGEDRDADDWLAEDERMPLKRPLETPVQKKRSAPSVMKDLDMVEDEDQSDSPGPVTSRKRERKKSKYLSPPYTNLGVDVLPRKPVGTPKASVPKAAEDGSKVLQLPDSIVVEDVLLLVRGLGKDPHHMVIFPEAAEGFLRLFRSSAFVEGDDYASYNTHECPGVCTLRNASMNIAPGRVSDSHPVLEQEKRVPKRGRKKDGDGSGGSSIKRKKRENTSPALGSGIPITPAVPIRQVKAEDIRTLMKAGNSARGIVQDEKNKLSLFKCPVSATVPGAAKPGHEQVKENDKSILEKPQALGNMLPEETTKDIDEAKLGTTKSETNVQNVAVGVPVRNVQTETMESEANIHIDVNAQSVSADVPVGCVSKEATELEASLHSNKNVQGNVTGVPKRIVSKEATESGVDTSIDENVQSAFAGVPDRSVSKEATKSEANIHIVENLLGAVADAPISSGPSPMHDDMAQPQPIDENKEPGSVEVCTVQQSYASLQALVPEMLKKENTNGTDVIAMNHALKEECPKDEAPVQKVKLPAGAASNHSSGEAVNGTCPDPANPTPNKRKKKTAQHFENPAAILVEFTPGVIVPSREELLSAFGKYGYLIESQTEIVKADRSARVVFGKNTEAEVAYRNRELLGHFGAPFATLSLQYLPPIKLSVPSPSPSPSPSPSLASKPPLTDIRKNLENMIAARLSALNKATPSDGLNSVTDKLLGDMQGLLAKVDKILSEPSANTAP, via the coding sequence ATGGAGGCCAAAACCCTAACCCCTGACGCGGACGCGGaggcggacgccgccgcccagACCCTAGCCGCTGGGGAGCTCGTCTGGGCCAAGCCCTCCAAGCCGCGCCGCCACTGCTGGTGGCCCGCACGCATGCTCGCCGCGTGCCCCGCCACTGGCACCGCCGCCCGGGACGCCCAGGTCTGCTACTTCGgcggccccgcccccgcccccgccggctcCGGCGTGCCGTCTGCGCCTCCCGCGCAGGTCCGGCGCTTCGCCGACCCGGACGCCGACGTGATGGCGCAGGGCAGCGTCGCGCGCGTCTTCCTCGCGGCCGTCGAGGaggcccacgcgcgcgccgtcGCGGCCCTGCGCACCCAGCTCACCTGCGGCTGCatcccgcccccgccacccggggaggagggcggcggcgtcggcgtcgtcgccgaGGTCGCGAACCTGTCGCCCGCCGAGTTTCTCGCGGCGCTCCGCGAGGCCGCATTGGGCGTGCGCGCCTCCCCCGTCGGCCTGGTGGACCGCGCCAGGCTCAAGAGCTGGGCCCGCGCGTTCGGGGAGGGGTGGGGTCCGGATGGTGCGCGGCACTACCCGCGGCGCCCGCTGGAGGACCTTGTGGACAAGATCGATCTTGATGTGCCCGCCGGCGAAGACAGAGATGCTGACGATTGGCTCGCTGAGGACGAGCGCATGCCATTGAAGAGACCACTGGAGACACCAGTGCAGAAGAAGCGCAGTGCCCCCTCAGTGATGAAGGACCTGGATATGGTGGAGGATGAGGACCAGAGTGACAGCCCTGGGCCTGTAACGTCCAGGAAGAGAGAGCGGAAGAAGAGTAAGTACCTCTCGCCTCCATACACCAACTTGGGTGTGGATGTGCTCCCCCGTAAGCCGGTTGGTACGCCAAAGGCATCTGTGCCCAAAGCTGCTGAAGATGGCAGTAAGGTATTGCAATTGCCAGACAGCATTGTTGTGGAAGATGTCTTGCTGCTTGTGCGGGGCTTAGGGAAGGACCCCCACCACATGGTCATTTTTCCAGAGGCTGCAGAGGGATTTCTCCGTTTGTTTAGAAGCTCAGCGTTCGTAGAGGGTGATGACTATGCGTCTTATAACACGCATGAGTGTCCAGGGGTGTGTACCCTTAGAAATGCCAGCATGAATATTGCTCCGGGTCGGGTTTCTGATTCACATCCTGTTCTGGAACAAGAGAAGCGTGTGCCAAAGAGGGGCAGGAAAAAGGATGGAGATGGGAGTGGTGGCTCTTCCATCAAGAGGAAGAAGCGGGAGAACACCTCTCCTGCACTTGGCTCTGGTATACCAATTACCCCTGCGGTTCCTATCAGGCAAGTGAAAGCAGAAGATATAAGAACCCTAATGAAGGCAGGAAACAGCGCAAGGGGTATAGTTCAGGATGAGAAAAACAAGCTATCACTTTTCAAATGTCCTGTTTCAGCTACAGTTCCTGGGGCAGCAAAACCAGGGCATGAGCAGGTCAAAGAGAATGATAAATCTATTCTGGAGAAACCTCAGGCCTTGGGCAATATGCTGCCTGAAGAAACCACAAAAGATATTGATGAGGCTAAATTGGGGACAACAAAGTCAGAAACAAATGTGCAAAATGTTGCTGTAGGTGTGCCTGTCAGAAATGTTCAGACAGAAACAATGGAATCAGAAGCTAATATTCACATAGATGTGAATGCACAAAGTGTCAGTGCAGATGTCCCTGTCGGATGTGTTTCGAAGGAAGCAACAGAGCTAGAAGCTAGTTTACACAGCAACAAGAATGTGCAAGGTAATGTTACAGGTGTTCCGAAAAGAATTGTTTCCAAGGAAGCAACAGAGTCAGGAGTTGATACCAGCATAGATGAGAATGTGCAAAGTGCTTTTGCAGGTGTGCCTGACAGAAGTGTTTCGAAGGAAGCAACAAAGTCAGAAGCAAATATTCACATAGTTGAGAATCTGCTAGGTGCTGTTGCAGATGCGCCCATCAGCAGTGGACCATCTCCTATGCATGATGACATGGCCCAGCCCCAGCCTATAGATGAAAATAAAGAGCCTGGAAGTGTAGAAGTGTGTACGGTCCAGCAATCTTATGCTTCTCTACAAGCCCTGGTGCCAGAAATGCTTAAGAAAGAGAACACTAATGGCACAGATGTAATCGCTATGAATCACGCACTCAAAGAGGAGTGTCCAAAGGATGAAGCACCTGTCCAGAAGGTGAAGCTACCTGCTGGAGCTGCATCAAATCATTCCTCTGGTGAAGCTGTGAACGGCACTTGCCCTGATCCTGCTAATCCTACTCCTaataaaaggaagaagaaaactgCACAGCACTTTGAGAATCCAGCAGCCATTCTGGTGGAGTTCACACCTGGTGTCATTGTCCCTTCCAGAGAGGAGCTACTCTCCGCATTTGGCAAGTATGGCTACTTGATAGAGTCTCAGACAGAAATTGTAAAAGCTGACCGCAGTGCTCGTGTTGTGTTTGGGAAAAACACCGAAGCTGAGGTGGCATACCGTAACCGAGAACTTCTTGGTCATTTTGGGGCTCCATTTGCAACACTAAGTCTCCAGTATCTTCCTCCGATCAAGTTGAGTgtgccttctccatctccttcgCCTTCACCTTCACCATCTCTTGCTTCCAAGCCTCCACTGACAGATATCAGGAAGAACCTTGAGAATATGATTGCAGCCCGTCTTTCAGCTCTAAACAAGGCAACCCCATCGGACGGGTTAAATTCTGTCACAGATAAGCTTCTGGGGGATATGCAGGGCCTTTTGGCAAAGGTTGACAAGATACTCAGTGAGCCATCTGCTAATACTGCTCCTTAA
- the LOC101778139 gene encoding swi5-dependent recombination DNA repair protein 1 homolog codes for MADDQQPPAQRYWFPYWTAPPQPPPPAPAPRPAVRPQLSRRDTRPAPPPASPPVTPSPSRRQPHPQPATTPPSRGAGAAPSLPAHPQPTRLSSRPSPSPARAPPLSPIREPNARAAAPAPAPVPVAKEPKPAATPHPIAHEVPKQKDIIIPQEKIIREPPADSKTHSKAVEKEKGKEGEKEKGKDKEKEKEKDKETKEKEKEKEKEKDKKEKEHNEKEKEKEKKHKGKEVAGEHGSKLHKELKEGVADMVHKLSASAPSSGGGHGRPASAAAGTTVITLAGENKGASMKIDGAAVADGKADSAAGKERRGQKLDGSVAGGKEQGGSRGLTAFVNSNVQVINNSLLLQSSCNGGDPGVHLKLYTKAKKKGDGGDEAGGKSGSASAAARKK; via the coding sequence ATGGCCGACGACCAGCAGCCGCCGGCGCAGCGGTACTGGTTCCCGTACTGGACCGCgcccccgcagccgccgccgcctgcacccGCTCCTCGGCCGGCGGTCCGCCCGCAGCTGTCGAGGCGGGACactcgcccggcgccgccgccggcgtcgcctccCGTAACGCCATCCCCGTCGCGGCGGCAGCCGCACCCTCAGCCGGCAACGACGCCGCCATCCAGAGGCGCTGGTGCCGCCCCTTCTCTGCCGGCTCATCCACAGCCGACGCGGCTGTCGAGCaggccgtccccgtcgccggcccgcgcgccgccgctctcgccgATCAGAGAGCCCAACGCTAGAGCAGCAGCTCCAGCGCCGGCTCCTGTACCTGTTGCCAAGGAGCCCAAGCCAGCTGCCACTCCTCATCCTATTGCCCATGAAGTTCCTAAGCAAAAAGACATTATCATCCCGCAGGAGAAAATCATCCGTGAACCGCCTGCAGACTCCAAGACACACAGCAAGGCcgtagagaaagaaaaaggcaaggagggagagaaggagaagggaaaagataaagagaaggagaaggagaaagatAAAGAGacgaaggaaaaggagaaggaaaaagaaaaagagaaggacaagaaggagaaggagcacaatgagaaggaaaaagagaaggagaagaagcacaAAGGCAAAGAGGTAGCCGGCGAGCACGGCAGCAAGCTACACAAGGAGCTCAAGGAGGGCGTCGCGGACATGGTGCACAAGCTCAGCGCCTCGGCACCGTcgtccggcggcggccacgggcgCCCTGCCTCGGCCGCGGCAGGGACGACCGTCATCACGCTGGCCGGCGAGAACAAGGGCGCGTCCATGAAAATagacggcgccgccgtggccgacgGCAAGGCGGACTCGGCGGCCGGGAAGGAGCGCCGCGGCCAGAAGCTCGACGGCAGCGTCGCTGGCGGGAAGGAGCAGGGCGGGAGCAGGGGGCTGACGGCGTTCGTGAACAGCAACGTGCAGGTGATCAACAACTCGCTGCTGCTGCAGAGCTCCTGCAACGGCGGCGACCCGGGGGTGCACCTCAAGCTGTACACCAAGGCCAAGAAGaagggggacggcggcgacgaagcCGGAGGCAAGAGTGGCTCTGCCTCTGCTGCTGCGCGAAAGAAATGA
- the LOC101785817 gene encoding NAC domain-containing protein 48, producing the protein MADQGVFAHEQGTTGDQHQQPHGIGVGDDLELPPGFRFYPSDEEIVTFYLKPKVEQRSFTCIAIGEVDLKRTEPCELPGKAKTGEKEWYFFYEKDRKYRTGLRMNRATEGGYWKATGKDKEIYRTMTGVLIGMKKTLVFYTGRAPRGQKTTWVMHEYRLEGNNKSPHPSSSSTSTTMKSSSASEATDEWVVCRVFRKATGIKKAPTPPPYNHAIVDSGIDQRSIPMPPPLQLPMLPNFTMDPVGSYYSIAGVSSSSLSPVIPPITAGTGNDMLQMNSALFGNMMAVPPPMPFSHQLGIGTASASTFMAAPQSEASSILSQKDVGMSLHQTNAMDISSMVSATLESMGTMDMDGFWKY; encoded by the exons ATGGCGGATCAAGGAGTGTTTGCACAT GAGCAAGGAACCACGGGAGACCAGCACCAACAACCACATGGGATAGGAGTTGGCGACGACCTTGAGTTGCCTCCGGGGTTCCGCTTCTACCCAAGCGATGAAGAGATCGTCACCTTCTACCTTAAGCCCAAGGTGGAGCAAAGGAGCTTCACCTGCATCGCCATCGGAGAGGTTGACCTTAAAAGGACCGAGCCATGTGAACTCCCTG GCAAGGCGAAGACAGGAGAAAAGGAATGGTACTTCTTTTACGAGAAGGACCGTAAGTATCGGACGGGGTTGAGGATGAACCGTGCCACAGAGGGCGGTTATTGGAAGGCCACGGGCAAGGATAAGGAGATTTACAGGACCATGACAGGGGTACTCATTGGTATGAAGAAGACGCTCGTCTTCTACACAGGACGGGCTCCTAGGGGCCAAAAGACCACTTGGGTCATGCACGAGTATAGGCTCGAAGGCAACAACAAGTCCCCCCACCCTTCATCCAGCTCAACCTCCACCACCATGAAATCATCTTCAGCTTCCGAGGCGACG GATGAGTGGGTGGTTTGTCGTGTGTTCCGCAAGGCCACAGGGATAAAGAAGGCACCTACACCACCTCCATACAATCATGCTATTGTCGACAGTGGGATTGATCAACGCAGCATCCCCATGCCCCCACCGCTGCAACTTCCTATGCTACCGAACTTCACCATGGACCCGGTGGGGTCCTACTACTCCATTGCTGGTGTGAGCTCTTCGTCGTTGTCACCCGTGATTCCACCTATTACTGCAGGCACGGGCAACGACATGCTTCAGATGAACAGTGCTTTGTTTGGGAACATGATGGCTGTTCCGCCACCGATGCCCTTCTCCCACCAGTTGGGCATAGGAACAGCAAGTGCCAGCACCTTCATGGCTGCACCGCAGAGCGAGGCTTCATCGATCCTGTCTCAGAAAGATGTTGGGATGAGCCTTCACCAGACCAATGCCATGGATATATCGTCTATGGTGTCTGCAACCCTTGAGTCTATGGGCACCATGGACATGGATGGCTTTTGGAAGTACTAA
- the LOC101778539 gene encoding mediator of RNA polymerase II transcription subunit 17, with amino-acid sequence MVEGDVLLDLDKLPIKRLEAIDEAGNEHYPPDTSNKEQHLAAIRRIDFSWVIEKDAKKAKKAAEADTAQQAWPWQGLMESLQQAQQELSVVIDLIGTVEANDAVAVASTTKPKSQPNEILVDMAVSAATKLQRLRHLSRYFKQSAKTMEQQFQKETRFYNSLIRLQQNWKVKRQRVVGSGPGSEGFMFDLVDSYQLDTTTMPRVSPLSLVPIDQDSSGTLSVQIPQKSFRSLSLQFYGDTANNAESSASKKKEDTLSSSSSETDKDALENDDVNKSVKQAHSILRDIHKSIFEEQVFDMVIRDTFTQSQGINVTGMCEDFLQLAIGQECSLCLLLVPSGQNSDSETVGQEDHMDSEYSGNLAVATVNGKQESLNKDLRGFPNPKSLEIYLLHMFHEKIVRKIREKSRFVVRYQSPAQIAPEECGLLGHFCMTVAHRIFSNKVHLELESVVSRVPYLHLCSLPTWHSRTSSWSLCLKVPQPILAADRITKPSDVHEPRYKSRSQFNTKVILKDGQISLMGEGSPSIAGSLTGKPSDGRLINSYNCDLEDLPMMLLQQVASQVIHWLHEEAMVLGMNVTRDFLCLYFDLDQGETLGLVAHVDPDDAYGCISWYLTVDHPTEEGKMSADNLELEKRRFLGYLSLEVLYSTLMDLIKLCSTGVQH; translated from the exons ATGGTTGAAGGGGACGTGCTGCTGGACCTAGACAAGCTCCCCATCAAACGCCTTGAGGCCATCGATGAGGCTGGCAACGAGCACTATCCACC GGATACCAGCAACAAGGAGCAGCACCTTGCAGCCATCCGCCGGATTGACTTCTCCTGGGTCATCGAGAAGGATGCtaagaaggccaagaaagcaGCTGAGGCCGACACCGCTCAGCAGGCATGGCCGTGGCAGGGCCTTATGGAGAGCCTGCAGCAGGCGCAGCAGGAGCTCTCTGTCGTGATTGACCTCATTGGCACG GTTGAAGCAAATGATGCAGTGGCAGTCGCCTCGACAACTAAGCCCAAGTCGCAGCCAAACGAAATACTTGTTGACATGGCAGTCTCTGCTGCCACCAAGCTCCAGCGCCTTCGG CATTTGTCAAGGTACTTCAAACAATCTGCCAAGACGATGGAGCAACAATTTCAAAAGGAGACTAGGTTCTATAATTCGTTAATAAG ATTGCAGCAGAACTGGAAAGTGAAGCGACAACGGGTTGTTGGGAGTGGTCCAGGAAGTGAGGGCTTCATGTTTGATTTAGTTGATAGTTATCAGTTAGACACAACAACGATGCCTCGCGTATCACCATTGTCTTTAGTTCCAATTGATCAAGACTCTTCAGGCACTTTATCTGTTCAAATTCCGCAGAAGTCTTTCCGTTCATTGAGCCTTCAATTTTATGGAGACACTGCCAATAATGCAGAAAGCAGTGccagcaaaaagaaagaagacacTTTAAGCAGCAGTTCTTCTGAAACCGATAAGGATGCTTTGGAGAATGATGATGTCAATAAGTCTGTTAAACAAGCCCATTCCATTCTTCGCGACATCCACAAGTCCATATTTGAGGAGCAG GTATTTGATATGGTGATCCGTGACACATTTACCCAATCTCAAGGCATCAATGTTACTGGAATGTGCGAAGATTTTCTCCAATTAGCAATTGGCCAGGAGTGTTCATTGTGTCTTTTGCTTGTGCCCTCTGGACAGAATAGTGACTCAGAAACAGTAGGTCAGGAAGATCATATGGACTCGGAGTATTCTGGAAATCTTGCAGTAGCCACTGTAAATGGGAAGCAGGAATCTTTGAACAAGGATTTGAGAGGATTTCCTAACCCCAAAAGTTTAGAAATTTACCTGTTACATATGTTCCATGAGAAGATTGTTAGAAAAATCAGGGAGAAATCACGTTTTGTTGTTCGCTACCAGAGTCCTGCTCAGATTGCACCTGAAGAATGTGGCCTGCTTGGTCATTTCTGCATGACAGTGGCTCACAGGATATTTTCTAATAAAGTACACTTGGAGCTGGAGAGTGTG GTTAGTAGGGTTCCTTATCTCCATCTGTGTTCTCTTCCTACATGGCATTCTCGAACATCTTCTTGGTCTCTCTGCTTGAAAGTTCCTCAGCCTATCCTGGCTGCTGATCGAATCACAAAGCCTTCAGATGTTCACGAGCCTAGGTACAAATCCAGGTCGCAGTTTAATACAAAGGTTATCTTGAAAGATGGCCAAATTAGTTTAATGGGTGAAGGCTCACCAAGCATTGCTGGATCATTGACTGGGAAGCCATCTGATGGACGTTTAATAAATAGTTACAATTGTGACTTGGAAGACCTCCCAATGATGCTTCTGCAGCAG GTCGCCAGCCAAGTGATCCACTGGCTTCATGAAGAAGCGATGGTTCTTGGGATGAATGTGACTAGAGATTTCCTGTGCCTTTACTTCGATCTTGACCAAGGCGAAACGCTTGGACTTGTGGCACATGTTGATCCGGATGATGCCTATGGGTGCATCTCGTGGTACCTCACCGTTGATCACCCGACGGAGGAGGGAAAGATGTCAGCTGATAATCTGGAGTTGGAGAAGCGTAGGTTTTTGGGGTATCTTTCTCTGGAAGTGTTGTACTCCACCCTGATGGACCTGATAAAATTGTGCAGCACAGGTGTCCAACACTAA